The window ATCTTTGGTCCGAATTCAGGACGACAAACACCTGCTTTTACTCGTACGGATGGCGTTGACTATCTACCAATGAGTGAAAAGAAGAACTCATTAATACAGTTATTAAACATTGCAGGTGTGGGTCCCATTTTCGGTCCGATCATGGGTGCATTATATGGACCTGTAGCATTTCTTTGGATCGTAATCGGCTGTATTTTTGCCGGTGCTGTTCATGACTATTTAACAGGTATGATTTCTATTCGTAACAGAGGTGCTCATTTACCAGAGCTTGCAGGTAAGTTTTTAGGTAAATTTATGAAGCATATGGTTAACTTCTTCGCGGTATTATTACTACTTCTAGTAGGTACTGTGTTTGTAACAGCTCCTGCTGGACTACTACACACACTAATGAATGGCAGTGTAGCAATGGGAGTAATCATTGCAGCAATTTTCGTTTACTATCTATTAGCTACTTTACTACCAATTGATAAAATTATTGGTCGTTTCTATCCAGTGTTTGGTGCCTTATTATTAGTTTCTGCAGTTGGTGTTGGTGGGATGCTAATCATCACCGGTGCTCCAATTCCTGAATTGTCTTTAACAAATATGCACCCTGATAACCTACCAATTTTCCCATTATTATTCTTAACAATCTCTTGTGGAGCATTATCTGGTTTCCATGCAACACAAACACCGATTATCTCTCGTACAACTCAAAATGAACGTCAAGGCCGCTTCATTTTCTACGGAATGATGATTGCTGAAGGTATCATTGCTATGATCTGGGCAGCAGCGGCTATGAGTGTGTTTGATGGTTCTGCTGGTTTACAAGAAGTTCTTGCTGGTGGTCCTGGAGCTGTTGTAAGTGAAGTATCAATCGCATTATTAGGAGCTGTTGGTGGTACATTAGCGGTTCTTGGAGTAATCATTCTTCCAATCACTTCTGGTGATACAGCGTTCCGAAGTGCACGTATGATTATCGCAGATTATATTAACGTCGCTCAAACTAAAATGATGAGCCGTATATGGATCGCTATCCCATTATTCGTTCTATCATTTGCTCTAACAAAAATTGATTTCACTCTTTTATGGCGCTACTTCTCATGGGCAAACCAGTCAACAGCGGTAATTGCTTTATGGGTAGCTACCATGTATCTATTCATCGCTAAGAAAAACTACTGGATTGCTATGATTCCTGGTGTATTTATGACATATACAACCTTTGCATACATTTTAAATGCACAAATTGGGTTTGGCTTATCCATTAACGTCTCTTATATCGTTGCAGCCATTGCGACTGTTGCAATCATTGCTATCTTCTTCATAGCTGCAAAGAAGGCACGACTAAATAACATTCCTCTAGAGGATGAACTAGGTAACGTGGCTTAAACTACTGAAGCATCTGATCTTTTTTAAGATCAGATGCTTTTATCGTTTTCTGTGTCTCTTGTTGTATAAAATACAAGTAACTTATTACCCTATAAAAAAAGGAGGTAATCACTTGGAATTTATCTTATTTATTTTAATCCCTGACTTTATGATTGGCTTTGTTGTAGCTCTACTAGTTATCAAAAATAATCATCAAGAGAATATTTGGCAACTCATCAATCGTGGCCAGCCTGTCTCAAGCACAGTACACAAGAACATTGTTCTTACTGTATTAGTACTAACATTAATAGGTGTCTTTTCAGCACTCTTTTACTATATAACTCTACAGAGACTAAAAGAACGCAATCAGTAGTTGATTCTCCACTCAAAAAAATAAAAGGCGCAAGCTCCCGATTAGCCCCGACAAGCAAATGTTCCTACATCAAGAAAAGGGTGCTCTTTCCCTTTTCTTGATGTAGGGTTATTTACCTCGAGGAGCTGGGTGCTGAAGCCGAATTCAAATGCACTAGCCCAAGTTATCAACAAATGATAAATTTTATTTCCTAAAAAAAATAAAAGGCCCTGAGCATTTACAAGCTCAGTAGCCTTTCTAAAGGAAGTAACGTGTACTCCCGAATTATTTCTTGAAAATTCCTTTTACAACGAACGCAACGTTTGCTGGTCGTTCTGCTAATCTTCTCATAAAGTAGCCATACCAGTCATTTCCGTATGGTACGTACACTCTCATCTTATACCCTTCCTTAGCTAGCTCTAGCTGACGCTCTGGGCGTATGCCGTATAGCATCTGGAATTCAAATTGGTCGTTTGGAATGTTTAACTCTTTCACAACCTTTTTGGTATATTCGATGATTGCATCATCATGAGAAGCAACTGCCGTATAGTTTCCATTTTCAAGGTGCATTTTGATGATTTTCTTTAGATTCTCATCGACATCCTCTTTATTTGGAAACGCTACCTCAGGAGATTCTTTGTAAGCCCCTTTTACTAAACGAAGGTTAGGCTTATATTGGTTTAAGTCTGCAATATCATCTGCAACGCGGTATAGATATGATTGTAAAACGGTTCCAATATTGTCGTACTCAGATCTTAGCTGTTTAAAAATATCAAGCGTTTTAGCGCAACGTGAGTAGTCTTCCATGTCGATGGTAACAAATACCCCTTGTTCCTTTGCAGCCTCAAGAATTCGACGCATATTACGTAAAACCACATCATCGGAAATATCTAATCCCATTGATGTCATCTTAAGTGATAGCTGAGAATCAAGCTTCTCCCGACCAATTGCTTTAATCGCATCAATTGAATTATCAGCCATTTCATTGGCTTCCTCTTCATGATCCACAAACTCTCCTAAATAATCAATCGTGACTGCTAGACCCTTATTATTCAAGTCTTTAATTACCTTTACTGCCAAATCAATTGTTTCACCAGCGACAAATCTTCCAGCACCGAAATGAAGTCCATACTTCTTCGCAAGCTTCGTTAACGGTTTGTTTTTCGACAAAAACAAGAAAAAGTTACGCATAAGCTGTTCCATCTATACCCCTCCTGAAACCATACATAGTTTACGTAACAATATATCCTATGTTAAAAGAGGCTATATGTTTTTAAACCAACATCATTTTATCATCTTTTTCGCCAATTGGATATGAAAAAATTATGTTATTTGTCGGATATTAGGCTTGTTTGTCAAATGGTGTAACAAGCCTTACAACTTAGCAAACATGCATCAAAAAGCACTCTGTAGAAATCTACAGAGCGCTTTTGTTTATAATTGTACTTCTTCCTTATTTTCCTGTTCTTTTACATACCGATTTCTAGGATGTTCTGCACATTCCTGACTACATGAACGGACGTGCTCATGCTCACAGTCCTCACATAATAATAAATGTTTATTACAATCCGGATTTCCACACTTTACATAGCGTTCTTCCGGTTGATCACAGTAATAGCATTTTCCAACAACATTTGCTTCTTCAGTTCGATTAACTGGAACTGAAATCCGCTCGTCAAATACGTATAGTTTTCCGTCCCAATGTTTCCCTTTTACTTCCTCATCGTATCCATAAGTGACAATGCCACCATTTAGCTGAGAAACATCTTCAAATCCTTCCTTTAAGAGAAAGCCAGAGAATTTCTCACAGCGAATTCCTCCCGTACAGTAAGTAAGAATTTTCTTATCTTTTCGGTCAGCTAAATTCTCTCTGACCCATTGTGGTAAATCTCTAAAGGTTTCAACATCAGGTCTGATCGCATTTTTAAAATGACCCAGATCATACTCATACGTATTTCTGGCATCGAGAATAATAACATCTTCCTCTTGCATGGCCTCATAAAACTCCTTGGGAGACAAATGCTTTCCTGTTAACTGGTTAGGGTCAACATCATCCTCAAGATGTAGATTAACAATTTCGGGTTTCACCTTTACCTTTAGCTTTTTAAAGGCATGCTCATCCGACGGTTCAACCTTAAAGATTAAATCTGAGAATCTTGGATCCTCTCTCATTTCCTTCATATATTGTTGTGTCTGTTCTACCGTACCTGATACCGTTCCATTAATTCCCTCATGAGCTACATATATTCTTCCCATAACACCAATACGTTCACAGAAAGCACGATGCTCCTCCATAAAGACAGCTGGTTCTTCAATATGAACATACTTATAATATAACAATACTTGATACTTCATTTTTCCATCACCTGTAATCATAAAAATTTATTATTAGCATAACTAAAATTGATTATAAAATGTAATCCAGTAAAAGACAAAAGAAGTGTATGGAACATACACTTCTACCTTTTACTTTTTTCTCGATGTGCCTCGTTCATTTCTTTAATTTCTGCAATGAGCTCTTTTAGGCCTTCCTTAGCATCTGGATAGGTTTCATTCCAATGCTTGGCCAACGGTGGCATCGATTTTGCAATATGAGTATACATCACATATGCCTGAACCTTCTTCTTCAATTCATCATTTGCTTCTCCTAAAAGAAGCTCTGTGTACTTTTCAACTAAACCATCTAGTTGATCAACCAATTTTTCGTTCAACTACCTCATCTCCTCTTTAATCTTTACATTACACGTTTGAGGACATGTGGAGCAACCATCTTCAGAATCTGGCAATCGATTGTAAAAACAACAAGTTTTCCGGACTCTTAACATACTGTCTTTATGACTAATATATTTCTTCTCGGTGTAAAACTTACGAATTGGATTTTTTGAATAACTGCCGAACACTGTCCCCTCTGCTTCTAGAAGGGCTTGAAAATCTTCTTTTAAATTGGGATGATTTGGCTCTTTTTCCATCATGCTTTCATAGATCCAAAAAATATAGACAGCCGCATTTTCCCACAGATTATGCCGAGAAACCTTAGCATTAACAGAAAGAACTTCTATAACGGGAGACAAATGATCCCTAAATATACTTTTAAAGGAAGCTGTTCTCCAACTGTCACGATGATCTTCTACAGTGGTCACATCAAGATTGCCTAATTGTAACTTAGGTAACCATGTCCCGTTATCCTCATATGACTGAAAAACAGAAGAGGTAAGGCTAAAGTCCAAACGTTTATCAAACATGCTCATGGAATATAAAAACGGAACCATGATATTGTAGCCATACCTTTTCATGAATTGAGATGCAGCCACATAAGGTTCGTCTATTTGATACATTTCCTGTAATTCGATTAGAAATTCACCAACAAATTTCTCATCTAAAAGCTTACTGCATGGAAAAGAGAAACCTTCTGGTACGTCTTTAACAGTTAGACGATAATTTCTTAACAATTCTAGCTCATTAGATTGTAATTGCTTGCTTACCATGCACTTCTCCTATCTGAGGCAATATACATCTTCCTCTACCATGCGGAATGCATAAAGGAGTTCCAAAAATAGGATCTTGAGTCACTTGGCAATGAACATCAAAAACATCTCTAACTAAATCACAATTAATAACGTCCTCTGGCTTCCCCTGAGCATATACTGCCTGATTTTTAATAGCTACTACCTGATGGGCATAACGACATGCTAAGTTTAAATCGTGAAGAACCATCACAATTGTACGCTGTTCTTTTTCATTTAAATCAAATAAAAGATCTAGTATTTCAATTTGATGAGTCATATCTAGGTACGTAGTTGGCTCATCTAAAAGAATAATATCCGTATCTTGAGCAAGTGTCATAGCAATCCAGGCACGCTGTCGTTGACCACCTGATAAAGAGTCAACAGGACGATCAGCAAATTCAGTCATTCCTGTAGATTGCAAAGCCTCGTTTACGGCTTCCTCATCTTCTTTTGACCATTGCTTTAGCCAGCTTTGATGAGGGTATCGCCCTTGTTTTACGAGCTGTTGAACCGTTAAGCCCTCAGGTGCATTGGGACCTTGTGGAAGAATCGCTAATTGTTTAGCTATGTCTTTCGTTGCAAGCTTTGCAATGCTATTTCCCTCTAATAAAATGGAGCCCTCCTGTGGCTTCAGTAATCGTGCTAAGGAACGAAGGAGTGTAGATTTCCCGCAACCGTTTCCACCAATAAATACAGTAATTTCTCCTTTGGGAATTTGAAGATTCAAATCCTTAATGATGATGCTATCGCCATATGAAAGTGTTAAAGAGTCGGTACGAATGGCACTCATTTAGGTTCACTCCTTTTTATTTTAAGATTCCTAACACGGTTCAAAAAAGAACTGTTCCTCTTACAGCATCTATTTGTATATACTAGAAATGTATAGATTATATTCGGTACACTTTTTTAATGACATTATTATGTATAGTTTATTTTAGTTTCAATATGCTGTCAATGATGTTGAAAATCATTTTCAATAAGAAATGGTAATAAAATGTAAAATTTCACTAAGCCTAGAGGAGATTTACCTATGCTAACTTTCCACCGTAAAAAACTAATTGTTCTCATTGTAGTGATCTTTCTTTTTTTAACTGGCTGTAAAGAGCAGGCAGAAGCCCCAAAGACTAGTGAACCGAAACCGGAGCAGTTGATTCCTTTTCAACATGCTATTGGTATTTCAAACATTCCGAGTTCTCCGAAACGTGTTGTCATTTTAACCAATGAAGGAACAGAGGCTTTCCTTAAGCTAGGTGTTAAACCAGTAGGAGCAGTCAATTCATGGGTGGGAGATCCATGGTATGAGCATATCTCTAGAGAAATGGTTGGAGTTCAACCAGTAGGCTTTGAACAGGATCCAGACATTGAGTTAATTCGCACTTTAAAGCCCGACCTCATTATCGGAAATAAAATGAGGCATGAGCAAATATATGAAGCATTATCTGATATCGCTCCAACCGTTTACTCAGAAACACTTCATAGTGACTGGAGTATTAATTTTACATTCTATTCAGAGGTTCTTAATAAAAAGGAAGAGGGCCAAACAGTACTTGCAGATTGGAAAGTTAGACTTGAGGGCATTTCCAACCTATCAGATCCGTTAAAAGAGATATCGATAGTACGATTTATGAAGGATCACGCTCGAATTTATCAAA of the Bacillus mesophilus genome contains:
- a CDS encoding carbon starvation protein A, whose protein sequence is MYTFIAGVLLLIIGYFTYGKFVEKIFGPNSGRQTPAFTRTDGVDYLPMSEKKNSLIQLLNIAGVGPIFGPIMGALYGPVAFLWIVIGCIFAGAVHDYLTGMISIRNRGAHLPELAGKFLGKFMKHMVNFFAVLLLLLVGTVFVTAPAGLLHTLMNGSVAMGVIIAAIFVYYLLATLLPIDKIIGRFYPVFGALLLVSAVGVGGMLIITGAPIPELSLTNMHPDNLPIFPLLFLTISCGALSGFHATQTPIISRTTQNERQGRFIFYGMMIAEGIIAMIWAAAAMSVFDGSAGLQEVLAGGPGAVVSEVSIALLGAVGGTLAVLGVIILPITSGDTAFRSARMIIADYINVAQTKMMSRIWIAIPLFVLSFALTKIDFTLLWRYFSWANQSTAVIALWVATMYLFIAKKNYWIAMIPGVFMTYTTFAYILNAQIGFGLSINVSYIVAAIATVAIIAIFFIAAKKARLNNIPLEDELGNVA
- a CDS encoding proline dehydrogenase family protein gives rise to the protein MEQLMRNFFLFLSKNKPLTKLAKKYGLHFGAGRFVAGETIDLAVKVIKDLNNKGLAVTIDYLGEFVDHEEEANEMADNSIDAIKAIGREKLDSQLSLKMTSMGLDISDDVVLRNMRRILEAAKEQGVFVTIDMEDYSRCAKTLDIFKQLRSEYDNIGTVLQSYLYRVADDIADLNQYKPNLRLVKGAYKESPEVAFPNKEDVDENLKKIIKMHLENGNYTAVASHDDAIIEYTKKVVKELNIPNDQFEFQMLYGIRPERQLELAKEGYKMRVYVPYGNDWYGYFMRRLAERPANVAFVVKGIFKK
- a CDS encoding rhodanese-related sulfurtransferase, translated to MKYQVLLYYKYVHIEEPAVFMEEHRAFCERIGVMGRIYVAHEGINGTVSGTVEQTQQYMKEMREDPRFSDLIFKVEPSDEHAFKKLKVKVKPEIVNLHLEDDVDPNQLTGKHLSPKEFYEAMQEEDVIILDARNTYEYDLGHFKNAIRPDVETFRDLPQWVRENLADRKDKKILTYCTGGIRCEKFSGFLLKEGFEDVSQLNGGIVTYGYDEEVKGKHWDGKLYVFDERISVPVNRTEEANVVGKCYYCDQPEERYVKCGNPDCNKHLLLCEDCEHEHVRSCSQECAEHPRNRYVKEQENKEEVQL
- a CDS encoding YusU family protein, producing MNEKLVDQLDGLVEKYTELLLGEANDELKKKVQAYVMYTHIAKSMPPLAKHWNETYPDAKEGLKELIAEIKEMNEAHREKSKR
- the fhuF gene encoding siderophore-iron reductase FhuF; this encodes MVSKQLQSNELELLRNYRLTVKDVPEGFSFPCSKLLDEKFVGEFLIELQEMYQIDEPYVAASQFMKRYGYNIMVPFLYSMSMFDKRLDFSLTSSVFQSYEDNGTWLPKLQLGNLDVTTVEDHRDSWRTASFKSIFRDHLSPVIEVLSVNAKVSRHNLWENAAVYIFWIYESMMEKEPNHPNLKEDFQALLEAEGTVFGSYSKNPIRKFYTEKKYISHKDSMLRVRKTCCFYNRLPDSEDGCSTCPQTCNVKIKEEMR
- a CDS encoding ABC transporter ATP-binding protein; the encoded protein is MSAIRTDSLTLSYGDSIIIKDLNLQIPKGEITVFIGGNGCGKSTLLRSLARLLKPQEGSILLEGNSIAKLATKDIAKQLAILPQGPNAPEGLTVQQLVKQGRYPHQSWLKQWSKEDEEAVNEALQSTGMTEFADRPVDSLSGGQRQRAWIAMTLAQDTDIILLDEPTTYLDMTHQIEILDLLFDLNEKEQRTIVMVLHDLNLACRYAHQVVAIKNQAVYAQGKPEDVINCDLVRDVFDVHCQVTQDPIFGTPLCIPHGRGRCILPQIGEVHGKQAITI
- a CDS encoding ABC transporter substrate-binding protein, translated to MLTFHRKKLIVLIVVIFLFLTGCKEQAEAPKTSEPKPEQLIPFQHAIGISNIPSSPKRVVILTNEGTEAFLKLGVKPVGAVNSWVGDPWYEHISREMVGVQPVGFEQDPDIELIRTLKPDLIIGNKMRHEQIYEALSDIAPTVYSETLHSDWSINFTFYSEVLNKKEEGQTVLADWKVRLEGISNLSDPLKEISIVRFMKDHARIYQKDSFAGYIFEELGISRPENQKDTEVAHIPLSKEQISEMDGDLLFYTTYETQSEEEENNEEEWINHPAFINLEVVKAGKAYKVNDSVWHRAGGVLAAEKLVEDLEKVLTQ